The proteins below come from a single Zhouia spongiae genomic window:
- a CDS encoding SusC/RagA family TonB-linked outer membrane protein: MKKHYLFMLLLYVGMVSGVAAQTILKGTVVSKTDSAPVPGATVIANGQSQNGVATDFDGKFTLSVNEEEGTITVSSIGFKTIQLVYSGDQEFSLELEEEVSALDEVVLIGYGTAKKSDITSAISTVENIESISSRPVSTLSDFLQGNVPGVTVLQQGGDPSQNGRIVIRGYGSFADEAPLTVVDGVPYYGPAINPNDIASVSILKDAAAAAIYGAQAASGVIVIETKKGKKGKPRINFDLYSGIQSASNLPTPLNAQQQADVYNRAADNSGAPRQSAHNAEQNPWGQVTRTNWMDAIFRTGAIYNANMNINGASDKVNYMTSFGYNKKEGLLLGTFSERFSFRVKTDIDLTDNITIGENVYYSRSEAVGTNSTSSYSGSIINALYMPSAAPVRDENGNFSGVVPERLSNFAGAYGDVYNPVALLLRPDITNPVNYLNANVYLNYNIANGLKFKTSYSYSSTNTKYKKFSPRIPELGRTNLNNYLYQSYSDTNRWVWDNQLSYKKSFGDHNLDLTAIYSSQFTDYEYFFQQGEGFSNEEPFNQYMSNASVIRTPETDVYEDALTSAIGRAMYNYKNKYFLSGSIRRDETSRLAKENQADYFPSASAAWKISGEDFFDVAAVNSLKLRASWGQIGNINSVGYYSFDVPLNTTTVILGADGSLDDKGTYVGRQSNPNLKWEISESLDFGIDASLFNNKLSIVADYFEKTTKGMIIPGLEDLHQGTTAADVNGGEVKNTGYEVAVSYKDQAGDLRYSISANASFLDNKLVNLDGYNSSGIDYIAHSDNVRSTLYPYRSVVGRELYSTYLIPYLGIFQSQDEIDAHSKDGALIQPNAVPGDFKFQDTNNDGKIDNNDRVFMDSYLPEVTYNVGLNFEYKGFDLNMILQGVGGVKVFNAYKFTAYNASQQGYNLDNRVLNAWTPENTSTDIPRLSTQDNNQTYGTTSSWYLEDASYLRFKNITLGYTVPQKAIGSLLENSSLRVYLSAENLLTITNYSGMDPEVGGKGLDVGKYPPARTITAGLSLSL, translated from the coding sequence ATGAAAAAACACTATTTGTTTATGTTGCTATTATATGTCGGAATGGTTTCCGGAGTGGCGGCACAAACTATTTTAAAAGGAACTGTTGTTTCTAAAACCGACAGCGCCCCCGTTCCGGGAGCGACTGTTATTGCAAATGGGCAAAGTCAGAATGGAGTAGCTACCGATTTTGACGGCAAATTTACATTAAGCGTAAATGAGGAAGAAGGTACCATAACGGTTTCGTCTATCGGATTCAAGACAATTCAGCTCGTTTATTCCGGAGACCAGGAGTTTTCTCTAGAACTAGAGGAAGAGGTGAGTGCCTTAGATGAGGTAGTTCTTATAGGGTATGGAACCGCCAAAAAGAGCGACATTACCTCGGCTATTTCAACGGTGGAGAATATCGAATCGATTTCCAGCCGGCCGGTTTCAACGCTGAGCGATTTCCTTCAGGGGAATGTTCCGGGGGTTACGGTATTACAACAAGGTGGTGATCCTTCTCAAAACGGACGAATTGTTATAAGAGGGTACGGGTCTTTTGCAGATGAAGCTCCACTGACCGTTGTTGATGGAGTGCCTTATTACGGACCTGCAATAAATCCTAACGACATCGCTTCGGTGTCGATTTTGAAAGACGCCGCAGCGGCAGCTATTTATGGAGCACAGGCGGCATCGGGGGTAATTGTGATTGAAACTAAAAAAGGGAAAAAAGGAAAGCCGAGAATTAATTTTGACCTTTACAGTGGAATCCAGTCAGCTTCTAATTTACCAACGCCTCTTAATGCTCAGCAACAGGCAGATGTATACAATAGAGCTGCCGATAATTCCGGTGCTCCAAGACAGTCTGCTCACAATGCAGAGCAAAATCCGTGGGGACAGGTAACCCGAACAAACTGGATGGATGCCATTTTTAGAACAGGAGCCATTTATAATGCAAATATGAATATAAACGGAGCTTCTGATAAGGTGAACTATATGACTTCTTTCGGTTATAATAAGAAAGAAGGATTGTTATTAGGTACTTTTTCAGAACGTTTTTCTTTCAGGGTTAAAACAGATATAGATTTAACGGATAATATTACTATTGGAGAAAATGTATATTATTCGAGAAGCGAAGCGGTAGGTACGAATTCAACAAGTTCATATTCAGGAAGTATTATCAATGCTTTGTATATGCCGTCAGCAGCTCCGGTTCGTGATGAGAATGGAAACTTTAGCGGAGTGGTACCGGAAAGGCTGTCGAATTTTGCGGGGGCTTACGGAGATGTTTATAACCCTGTGGCATTATTGTTACGTCCTGATATCACGAATCCGGTGAATTACCTGAATGCAAATGTATATCTTAATTACAATATTGCCAATGGACTAAAGTTTAAGACAAGCTATAGCTATAGCAGTACCAATACCAAGTATAAGAAATTCTCGCCGAGAATTCCTGAATTAGGAAGAACAAACCTCAATAATTACTTATATCAGAGTTATTCGGATACCAATCGTTGGGTGTGGGATAATCAGTTGAGTTATAAGAAAAGCTTTGGAGACCATAACCTCGACCTTACAGCTATTTATTCATCTCAATTTACAGATTACGAGTATTTTTTCCAGCAGGGAGAAGGGTTTAGCAATGAAGAACCTTTTAACCAGTATATGTCAAATGCTTCAGTGATCAGGACTCCGGAAACGGATGTATACGAAGATGCTTTAACTTCTGCTATCGGAAGGGCCATGTATAATTATAAGAACAAGTATTTTTTATCAGGAAGTATCCGCAGGGATGAAACCTCGCGTCTTGCAAAAGAAAACCAGGCGGATTATTTTCCATCGGCTTCCGCAGCGTGGAAGATATCAGGTGAAGATTTCTTCGATGTCGCCGCTGTTAATAGCCTGAAATTAAGAGCTTCCTGGGGGCAGATAGGTAATATTAACTCTGTTGGTTACTATTCATTTGATGTGCCTCTTAACACGACTACCGTTATTTTGGGAGCAGACGGTTCCCTCGACGATAAGGGAACTTATGTGGGAAGACAGTCGAATCCGAACCTTAAATGGGAAATATCAGAGTCATTGGATTTTGGTATTGATGCAAGTTTATTTAATAATAAACTCTCTATTGTAGCCGATTATTTCGAGAAGACGACAAAAGGAATGATCATCCCCGGTCTGGAAGATCTTCATCAGGGAACTACGGCTGCCGATGTAAATGGTGGAGAAGTAAAAAATACAGGTTATGAGGTGGCAGTTTCTTATAAGGATCAGGCAGGTGATTTACGCTATAGCATTAGTGCCAATGCCAGTTTCCTCGATAATAAATTGGTTAACCTTGATGGTTACAATAGTAGTGGTATCGATTACATAGCACATTCAGATAATGTAAGGAGTACTTTGTATCCGTACAGGTCTGTAGTTGGAAGAGAACTGTATTCAACATATCTGATACCGTACCTGGGAATCTTTCAGTCGCAGGATGAGATTGATGCACATAGTAAAGACGGCGCATTGATACAACCGAACGCAGTACCGGGCGACTTTAAATTTCAGGACACTAATAACGACGGTAAAATAGATAACAACGACCGTGTTTTTATGGATAGCTATCTGCCTGAGGTTACTTATAATGTGGGGCTGAATTTTGAATATAAAGGATTTGATCTGAATATGATATTACAGGGTGTTGGTGGTGTTAAGGTGTTCAATGCGTATAAGTTTACCGCATACAATGCTTCACAACAGGGCTATAACCTCGATAACAGGGTATTGAATGCATGGACTCCGGAAAATACAAGTACAGATATTCCGAGATTGTCTACACAGGATAATAACCAGACCTATGGTACAACTTCCAGCTGGTATCTTGAAGATGCTTCATATTTGAGATTTAAAAATATAACACTGGGTTATACAGTACCACAAAAAGCCATAGGGTCTTTACTGGAGAATTCATCTTTAAGAGTCTACCTCTCGGCTGAAAACTTATTGACGATCACCAATTATAGCGGGATGGATCCGGAAGTCGGAGGCAAGGGACTGGATGTCGGAAAATATCCTCCTGCAAGGACCATAACTGCCGGTTTATCATTATCACTTTAA
- a CDS encoding RagB/SusD family nutrient uptake outer membrane protein — translation MKNKYIKLIALFLGVQTGVVSCSDDFTDLDPQGSTSYENFWKTEQDATEATNSLYFYMKDEDMFSRGFFWYINASDDMVTGRLNATADNIKSFNLTGDEGYTYWMYPQSYKIIRRANDVLKNVPEMDINGELKNRILGEAYFMRAFHYFWLAHTYGDDGQNGGVPIVTEENMDDEAGSYQRPASVVENYQQIVDDLKKAAALLPLFTEYAEGDYGRAHKDAALAYIAKTYLYWAQYDASKYADAVTYCDAVTNSGSGRALIDTGHPEEDFRLLHSHLNNWTSEYIWSVDSGVEGGSKLPGVMLENKGWGLYNGWGYYTPTESLYEEFEENDQRREVTILKFGDEFQFFGENRRYQSENSLSGFQFNKYMYEYRFENPIGTYINSNGNDPSTIYNVPILRYAEILLIKAEALIMQGKNGDAPLNMVRKRAGLGPVVNATMEDLKHERRVEFAGEFANRHYDLVRWGDAAEVYSKPLYGRIHTDRSDPDSAYTLEVVWPARSFDPAYMHVWPIPNEAIISSGIEQNTGW, via the coding sequence ATGAAAAACAAATATATAAAGTTAATAGCACTTTTTTTGGGTGTTCAGACGGGCGTAGTTTCGTGCTCAGACGATTTTACGGATTTAGACCCCCAGGGAAGTACCTCTTATGAGAATTTCTGGAAAACAGAACAAGATGCTACAGAGGCAACCAACAGCTTGTATTTTTACATGAAAGACGAGGATATGTTCTCCAGAGGTTTCTTTTGGTATATCAATGCTTCAGATGATATGGTTACCGGACGATTGAACGCTACTGCCGATAACATTAAAAGTTTTAACCTCACAGGTGATGAAGGATATACATATTGGATGTATCCGCAGAGCTATAAGATAATAAGGAGGGCCAATGATGTGCTTAAGAATGTTCCGGAAATGGATATTAACGGGGAATTGAAAAACAGAATCTTAGGGGAGGCCTATTTTATGAGGGCTTTCCATTATTTCTGGTTGGCACATACCTATGGAGATGATGGACAGAATGGGGGAGTGCCGATAGTTACCGAAGAAAACATGGATGATGAAGCCGGCAGCTATCAACGCCCCGCAAGTGTTGTAGAAAACTATCAGCAGATTGTCGATGACCTGAAAAAAGCAGCAGCGCTGTTACCGCTTTTTACTGAATATGCAGAAGGAGATTATGGGAGAGCCCATAAAGATGCGGCCCTGGCGTATATAGCAAAAACGTATTTGTACTGGGCCCAGTATGATGCATCTAAATATGCCGATGCTGTTACATACTGCGATGCAGTTACCAATTCAGGATCCGGTCGAGCACTGATAGATACCGGCCATCCGGAAGAAGATTTTCGCCTGTTGCACAGTCACCTGAATAATTGGACCAGTGAATATATTTGGTCGGTTGACTCTGGAGTTGAAGGAGGAAGTAAGTTGCCCGGGGTTATGTTGGAAAATAAAGGCTGGGGGTTGTATAACGGTTGGGGGTATTATACCCCAACGGAAAGCCTCTATGAAGAGTTTGAGGAAAACGATCAGAGGAGAGAAGTAACCATTTTAAAATTTGGAGATGAATTCCAGTTTTTTGGAGAAAACAGACGATACCAGTCAGAAAATTCACTTTCCGGATTTCAATTTAATAAGTATATGTATGAATACCGGTTCGAAAACCCGATAGGAACTTATATCAACTCTAATGGTAATGATCCTTCAACTATTTATAATGTCCCTATTCTACGTTATGCTGAAATACTGCTTATTAAAGCCGAAGCATTAATAATGCAGGGAAAAAATGGAGATGCCCCACTAAATATGGTAAGGAAAAGAGCCGGGTTAGGACCGGTGGTCAATGCTACCATGGAAGACCTTAAGCATGAAAGACGTGTGGAGTTCGCAGGTGAATTTGCCAACAGGCATTACGACCTGGTGCGTTGGGGAGATGCCGCCGAGGTGTATAGTAAACCCTTATATGGAAGGATACATACTGACAGGTCAGACCCTGATTCGGCATATACCCTGGAAGTAGTCTGGCCTGCAAGAAGTTTTGATCCTGCTTATATGCATGTATGGCCGATACCGAACGAGGCTATTATCTCTTCGGGGATCGAGCAAAATACAGGTTGGTAA